The proteins below come from a single Pichia kudriavzevii chromosome 2, complete sequence genomic window:
- a CDS encoding uncharacterized protein (PKUD0B05690; similar to Saccharomyces cerevisiae YEL022W (GEA2) and YJR031C (GEA1); ancestral locus Anc_1.455), producing MSIASASGKEGSHGFMSSHDLPTPNEDNLASIDPLAFVIQECTFISSSMRKNNRSTSNPFASILLNQFLTDSSYPDDSILQASGSSGNLNNFPKVPKSSSASSKNNAARFKDDDPFLSGFVELRSILSETDDISLIDIITLLQPFLVVIKSPSTSCYITSITISSLTKFFKYNIINENQSNIVQALSQIVSTLSHCRFEGADQTQDDILLVKIIQLLEAIVISKLGSLLTDDSMYEIISTCFSLAINTRRRDMLRSAAENSLLTITQVVFSKLKNLESIPEIDHNTKSSNVEFSNDLLPNDTIGRSTPVVESNDDLLQEKSNERDEEDTLVHNEQKEEEKSPTEGNVHEESNTSKEKESLELVNQEADLSPYGIPCMSEFLNHTIDIISPENKYRFTESTRALALEILIRIIEVSGAHLAKHSQLFSLISDNCCHHLVLLITSSDSMILISSAMKLILYFSLNFPNLLKAQLELVFKSIFESILANDEVLHTSLQDYRDSVFEMSKKGKFETNSLTESEIEDLRKEFDTGKSPEIKEFFIESLSVLWCRSPYLFINLFKSYESDFERSDITDRFLQILCRLSYSDCSIVTTNSVPPICLDGLLSFVNNIYNRVKRGIAEKIDPEAAEKVSILQSYTQKSDFIDCIRIWNEKPSKGFEALHEKGFIQDPSDDKEVASFLFTNSGRVDKRKLGELLAKPTNSKLLKEFVNLLDFKNLRPDESLRILLSYFRLPGEAQQIERIVTIFSERYIECQDYTEEADEEDTEKVLPDVDSMIVLSFSIIMLNTDLYNPSVKKPMTLDDYQRNVRGTYNGTDFPSWYTEKIYYSIKEKEIIMPEEHKGSQKYFENAWHSVVAEQESKKMTDHDSVTTSWITDNGSSLSELLAFDKILFGKHCKNLISAFVIMFDDATHDSLITKMMSTIEKCAAIAIFFGMEDIVDSVIEITAHLSTLTGVKKSEYSYEVRDVLPIIELNNDKENEPSIYVSDASILFGRDYRAQLSLIVLFRILKRFNYKVTKGWYYLTKAILKLFEIGMFDPNVFKDFQKKLQFDQLAKPPAEFRLNESDVNKDGGLFSTFSSFMKGITTETPEPTREEIEITISCLEFIDTIGVKDVFFQVSKIKDNENMNKLTQILLALLPHKSDSTERFFAEESLLLLELCVCYLIITKNNKLINQVFSKCDSIISDTNEMKMSTICRILSYKLLLLNVCQKNENNKSVLKSTVEYIFALSKNSRDSFVKHGISVLIPLEQLALTKESWCSKEVLFSDTYWNIIRIIASLPKNTESVYIFIFTVVKQHTQIIEYRNFMNILGLLDEISAVGAYGAQWEHEYDKLIDSGVNVIDKKNPFQHLVDIGIKSITLTSDLGKVIKTESFQKSVEERKETNQNIVVSWYPLIEAISHQCYNPCRQIRNHALNVLGQLLLKSSTIPLEELSIDKIFEAACLRLLVELMKPEVNGTDVKGMTKTQRDVIGLSGKVIITHTFKDLENAVEKLFAVSSQLLQHNRNIYPHTGHEDEIVELLRNVLMVRKSELDLTKLKGYKMDGVLKKLVEEVINISNP from the coding sequence ATGTCAATAGCTTCAGCTAGTGGCAAAGAAGGGAGTCATGGTTTCATGAGCAGTCATGATCTACCGACCCCCAATGAGGATAACCTAGCTTCCATTGATCCATTGGCTTTTGTCATTCAGGAATGCACATTTATTTCAAGCTCAATGCGCAAAAATAACAGAAGCACTTCAAATCCCTTTGCTTCGATCTTATTGAACCAATTTTTGACCGATTCGTCTTATCCAGATGATTCAATTTTACAAGCTTCAGGAAGTTCCGgaaatttgaataatttcCCCAAAGTGCCTAAGAGTTCGTCAGCttcttccaaaaataaCGCAGCTAGGTTTAAGGATGATGATCCTTTCCTTTCaggatttgttgaattacGTTCAATTCTTTCAGAAACAGATGATATCTCTTTAATTGATATCATTACTTTACTACAGCCTTTTCTAGTGGTGATTAAATCTCCATCAACCTCTTGTTACATCACAAGCATTACGATTTCGTCTTTGAcaaagtttttcaaatataacaTTATCAATGAAAACCAATCAAATATTGTACAAGCTTTATCGCAGATTGTGTCAACATTATCTCATTGTAGATTTGAAGGTGCAGACCAAACACAAGATGATATTTTGCTAGTTAAGATTATACAGTTACTGGAAGCAATTGTTATCTCAAAATTGGGTTCTTTGTTAACAGATGATTCAATGTACGAGAtaatttcaacttgtttCTCATTGGCTATTAACACCAGAAGAAGGGATATGTTAAGAAGCGCCGCTGAGAATTCCTTATTAACAATTACTCAAGTTGTTTTTagtaaattgaaaaatttagaaTCAATTCCAGAAATTGATCATAATACCAAGAGTTccaatgttgaattttctaATGATTTATTACCAAATGATACCATAGGTAGATCAACTCCTGTGGTAGAGTCAAACGATGACCTACTGCAAGAAAAAAGCAACGAaagagatgaagaagacaCCTTAGTCCATAACGAACagaaagaggaagagaaaaGTCCAACTGAAGGCAATGTGCACGAAGAGAGTAATACatccaaagaaaaggaatCTTTAGAACTCGTTAATCAAGAAGCTGATCTGTCTCCTTATGGTATACCATGTATGtctgaatttttgaatcaCACGATTGATATTATTTCACCTGAGAATAAGTATAGGTTTACTGAAAGTACCAGGGCTCTAGCATTAGAAATTCTGATCAGAATTATTGAAGTCTCAGGAGCACATTTAGCAAAACACAGCCAACTATTCTCTCTAATTTCTGATAATTGCTGTCATCATTTGGTCTTATTAATAACTAGTAGTGACTCAATGATCTTAATTTCTTCTGCAATGAAGTTGATTCTTTATTTCTCATTGAATTTTCCTAATTTGCTAAAAGCGCAGTTAGAATTGGTATTTAAAAGCATCTTCGAATCAATACTTGCAAATGATGAGGTTTTGCACACAAGTTTACAAGATTACAGAGATTcagtttttgaaatgtCTAAGAAGGGtaaatttgaaaccaaTTCCTTAACTGAATCCGAGATCGAAGATCTAAGGAAAGAGTTTGACACAGGTAAGTCACCAGAAATAAAggaatttttcattgaaagcTTAAGCGTTTTATGGTGCAGATCACCATATCTCTTTATTAACCTGTTCAAGTCATATGAATCTGATTTTGAAAGGTCGGATATAACTGATCGTTTTCTTCAGATTCTCTGCAGACTGTCTTACTCAGATTGCTCTATTGTTACTACCAACAGTGTTCCTCCAATATGTTTGGATGGGCtactttcttttgttaATAATATTTACAATAGAGTTAAAAGAGGAATAGCCGAAAAAATTGACCCTGAAGCCGCAGAAAAGGTATCTATTTTACAATCATATACACAAAAATCTGATTTCATCGATTGTATTAGGATCTGGAATGAAAAACCCTCAAAAGGTTTTGAAGCCTTGCATGAAAAAGGATTTATTCAGGACCCATCTGACGATAAGGAGGTTGCATCGTTTTTGTTTACCAACTCTGGTCGGGTCGATAAGAGAAAACTGGGTGAATTGCTTGCTAAAccaacaaattcaaagttaTTGAAAGAGTTTGTTAACTTACTagatttcaaaaacttgagACCTGATGAGTCATTGAGGATACTATTAAGTTATTTTAGATTACCAGGTGAAGCCCAACAAATTGAACGTATCGTCACAATCTTTAGTGAGAGATATATTGAATGTCAAGATTATACTGAAGAAGCCGATGAGGAAGACACGGAAAAAGTTTTGCCGGATGTGGATTCAATGATTGTCCTTTCATTTTCTATCATTATGCTAAATACTGATTTGTATAACCCAAGTGTTAAGAAACCTATGACCTTAGATGATTATCAGAGAAATGTTCGTGGCACTTATAATGGTACGGACTTTCCCTCATGGTACACAGAGAAAATCTACTATAGTAttaaggaaaaggaaataattATGCCAGAAGAACACAAGGGATCTCAGAagtattttgaaaatgcatGGCATTCTGTTGTTGCCGAACAAGAGTCAAAAAAGATGACAGACCATGATTCAGTAACAACTTCTTGGATTACCGATAATGGTTCTTCATTATCAGAATTATTAgcatttgataaaatacTGTTTGGAAAGCATTGcaaaaatttgatatctGCTTTTGTTATTATGTTTGATGACGCTACTCATGATAGcttaataacaaaaatgaTGTcaactattgaaaaatgtgcAGCAATTGCTATCTTTTTTGGCATGGAGGACATCGTAGACTCCGTAATCGAAATAACTGCACACTTATCAACTTTGACCGGCGTCAAGAAGTCTGAATATTCTTATGAAGTGAGAGATGTGTTGCCAATTATAGAACTTAACAACGATAAGGAAAATGAGCCCTCAATTTATGTCAGCGATGCTTCAATACTATTTGGCAGAGATTATCGTGCGCAGTTAAGTCTAATTGTTTTATTtagaattttgaaaagattcaattACAAAGTCACTAAAGGATGGTATTATTTAACTAAAGCTATCTTgaaattatttgaaattggcATGTTTGATCCAAATGTTTTCAAGGATTTCCAGAAGAAACTTCAGTTTGATCAGTTAGCCAAGCCACCAGCTGAATTCAGATTGAACGAATCGGATGTTAACAAAGATGGCGGCTTATTCtcaactttttcttcattcaTGAAAGGTATTACAACCGAGACACCTGAACCAACTAGAGAAGAAATCGAGATCACTATATCATGTTTGGAATTTATTGATACAATAGGCGTTAaagatgtttttttccaagtGAGTAAGATAAAAGACAATGAGAATATGAATAAACTAACGCAAATATTGTTGGCATTGTTACCGCACAAGAGCGATTCAACTGAGAGGTTTTTTGCTGAAGAATCTTTATTACTTTTAGAGCTATGCGTTTGCTACTTGATCATTAcgaaaaacaacaaactAATCAACCAAGTTTTCAGTAAATGTGATTCGATTATTTCAGATACTAATGAGATGAAAATGTCCACAATATGCAGAATTTTGTCTTACAAACTTTTGCTACTAAATGTTTgccaaaaaaatgaaaataataaatctGTTTTGAAGTCTACAGTAGAGTATATATTCGCattatcaaagaattcTCGTGACTCATTTGTGAAACACGGGATTAGTGTTTTAATTCCATTGGAACAGCTAGCATTAACCAAAGAGTCATGGTGCTCAAAGGAAGTGTTGTTTAGTGATACCTATTGGAACATTATCAGAATAATTGCATCGCTACCAAAGAATACGGAAAGTGTTtatatattcatttttaCCGTTGTCAAGCAACACACGCAGATCATAGAGTATAGAAATTTCATGAATATCCTAGGATTATTGGATGAAATATCGGCTGTTGGTGCCTATGGGGCCCAATGGGAACATGAATATGATAAGCTAATTGATAGTGGCGTGAACgttattgataaaaagaATCCTTTTCAGCACTTAGTTGACATTGGTATTAAGTCGATTACACTAACAAGTGATTTAGGAAAGGTTATTAAGACAGAATCATTTCAAAAAtcagttgaagaaagaaaagaaacaaatcaaaatataGTTGTTTCATGGTATCCGTTAATCGAGGCGATTTCTCACCAATGTTATAACCCATGTAGACAAATTAGAAATCATGCATTAAATGTATTGGGCCAATTGTTACTTAAGTCTAGTACTATTCCGCTTGAAGAGCTATCTATTGACAAGATATTTGAAGCTGCATGTCTAAGATTATTGGTGGAGTTAATGAAGCCGGAGGTTAATGGTACTGATGTTAAGGGTATGACAAAAACCCAACGTGATGTTATTGGTTTATCGGGTAAAGTCATTATCACACACACTTttaaagatttggaaaatgcaGTCGAAAAGCTCTTTGCTGTTTCCAGTCAATTGCTACAGCATAATAGAAACATCTATCCTCATACAGGCCACGAAGACGAAATTGTAGAACTACTTAGAAACGTTTTGATGGTCAGGAAATCTGAATTAGACCTCACCAAATTAAAGGGATACAAAATGGACGGTGTTCTAAAGAAATTAGTCGAAGAGGTGATAAATATCTCCAATCCTTGA
- a CDS encoding uncharacterized protein (PKUD0B05660; similar to Saccharomyces cerevisiae YOL129W (VPS68); ancestral locus Anc_3.40) yields the protein MMTDNSRLFKFSLPFQMNHHSLRSTTMYASGVLYSLGLWQMIDASIFSKTINASTVHISLLDWVPFICSTFGMIVVNSLDKVQLINGNGGGFDSGLNSIQWQARVVLFVGFSLLALGFSGSILVLILKFVVKGYTEGPTINMGTENVFANLCVLASCTILWIVSTIEEDNSLSL from the coding sequence ATGATGACAGATAATAGCCgacttttcaaattctcaTTACCATTCCAAATGAATCATCATTCACTTCgttcaacaacaatgtaCGCCTCCGGAGTGTTGTATTCATTGGGACTTTGGCAGATGATAGACGCTTCAATTTTCAGTAAAACAATCAATGCCAGCACTGTCCATATATCACTACTTGATTGGGTTCCTTTTATATGTTCAACCTTTGGAATGATTGTGGTCAATTCCTTGGATAAGGTACAATTGATTAATGGTAACGGTGGTGGATTTGATAGCGGATTGAATTCAATACAGTGGCAAGCAAGAGTTGTGTTGTTTGTTGGATTCAGCTTATTGGCTTTGGGATTTAGTGGTTCCATTCTcgttttgattttgaagtttGTTGTGAAGGGTTACACAGAAGGTCCTACAATCAACATGGGCACAGAAAATGTATTTGCCAATCTATGTGTTTTAGCAAGTTGCACGATTCTCTGGATTGTATCTACTATCGAAGAGGATAACTCATTATCTTTATAA
- a CDS encoding uncharacterized protein (PKUD0B05710; Pfam Domains: Aminotran_4(2e-56)) produces the protein MATNGDHSFVEDFRNRDIIIGIRDGVSLEFNLVKRADAKISVFDSSVLVGDGVWEGLRIIKGNVQYAREHFERLFQTAYALWIDLGVTKRELLELIYKTIDANPGMVESDDVHLRLICTRGLKSTPYQSRKVNVGKSLIIIIPEYKKVDSSTYENGIKLVTSWVRRGSPDTKDEMWNHLSKATDIMASLSAEAAGADGALMLDHNGFVKTCNATNFFIVRKGELWAPTMDNQMHGITRQKVLEISRRHGIVVKEQNFTNTDVYTADEAFCTGTFASQVPVKQIDGLKIGKGRMGPITFQISHWYKEDVLRDVSRSRDETLSSLES, from the coding sequence ATGGCTACCAACGGAGATCATTCATTCGTAGAAGACTTCAGAAATAGAGACATCATAATTGGAATAAGAGATGGTGTCTCCCTGGAATTCAATCTCGTAAAGAGAGCTGACGCAAAAATAtctgtttttgattcttcGGTTTTAGTGGGTGACGGTGTCTGGGAGGGACTCAGAATTATTAAGGGTAATGTCCAGTATGCACGGGAACATTTTGAGAGACTATTTCAAACAGCCTACGCCCTATGGATTGATTTAGGTGTCACAAAGAGGGAGTTATTAGAACTGATCTACAAAACTATTGATGCGAATCCAGGAATGGTGGAAAGTGACGACGTTCATCTCCGTCTGATTTGTACAAGAGGGCTTAAATCAACACCATATCAATCCAGAAAGGTCAATGTTGGTAAGTCACTCATCATTATAATTCCAGAATacaaaaaagttgattCTTCCACTTATGAAAACGGCATTAAGTTGGTCACGTCTTGGGTGAGAAGAGGTAGTCCAGATACAAAGGACGAAATGTGGAATCACCTTTCCAAGGCAACCGACATAATGGCAAGTTTATCTGCTGAGGCTGCGGGTGCTGATGGTGCACTAATGCTTGATCATAACGGATTTGTTAAAACGTGCAATGCTACtaacttcttcattgttaGAAAAGGAGAATTATGGGCACCGACAATGGATAATCAAATGCATGGAATCACGAGGCAAAAGGTATTGGAAATTTCGAGAAGGCATGGAATTGTTGTAAAAGAGCAGAATTTTACTAACACTGACGTTTACACTGCGGATGAAGCATTTTGTACTGGTACATTTGCATCCCAAGTTCCGGTCAAGCAAATTGACGGGTTAAAGATTGGGAAGGGAAGAATGGGCCCAAtaacttttcaaataagTCATTGGTACAAAGAGGATGTTTTACGAGACGTCTCAAGGTCAAGGGATGAAACCTTAAGTAGTCTCGAATCTTAG
- a CDS encoding uncharacterized protein (PKUD0B05650) — MQCVKNCLDLKNSEYFDQPVLQTLQMFIGELLCWIPLIILRVSGSKKSTVNEREPLIGESSLVDRRRPTWKDSIILAIPSTCDLLGTTLMNIGLLYTPVSIYQMTRGAVILIIGLMSVVFLKKKITKLEWISLFVVFLGVFLVGFSGYISDQNGSTESIDSNLDIVFGMLIIFLGITMTAAQFVVEEHILSYLEVKPMEVVGYEGLYGSTLTLLGMTFGYLVYGKGMFDVSTAFRQMLENSNVLYSSIAIMFCISIFNFCGITLTSILSATSRSTIDTSRTLLVWMISLLIGWEGFHGLQLLAFGLLVGGTLSFNGVIQPEGWNFVPGWLKDLELEAHI; from the coding sequence ATGCAATGCGTCAAAAACTGCCTTGACTTGAAGAACTCGGAATATTTCGACCAACCCGTTCTACAAACATTACAGATGTTTATTGGAGAGTTGCTCTGTTGGATTCCCCTGATTATTCTGAGAGTTAGTGGTTCGAAGAAATCGACGGTCAACGAGAGAGAGCCATTGATTGGCGAGTCGTCCCTTGTGGATAGGAGGCGCCCAACATGGAAAGACTCTATCATTTTGGCGATTCCATCTACTTGTGATTTATTGGGCACCACGTTGATGAATATCGGTTTACTGTATACTCCTGTTTCCATCTATCAGATGACCAGGGGTGCAGTCATTCTCATCATTGGCCTTATGTCCGTCGtattcttgaaaaaaaaaatcacaaaGTTGGAGTGGATTAGCTTGTTTGTAGTTTTCCTTGGTGTCTTTCTTGTTGGATTTAGTGGGTACATCAGTGATCAGAATGGCAGCACTGAATCGATTGATTCGAATCTCGATATTGTCTTTGGAATGCTTATAATATTTTTGGGTATAACCATGACGGCTGCAcaatttgttgttgaagaacaTATTCTCTCGTATCTTGAAGTTAAACCCATGGAAGTAGTCGGGTATGAAGGCTTATATGGCTCGACTTTGACTCTCCTCGGTATGACGTTTGGCTATTTGGTCTATGGCAAGGGTATGTTTGATGTTTCTACAGCATTTCGCCAAATGCTTGAGAATAGCAACGTCCTTTACTCCTCAATTGCAATTATGTTTTGTATctccatcttcaacttctgTGGTATTACTCTAACGTCCATTTTAAGTGCTACATCAAGATCAACCATAGATACCTCCCGTACACTACTCGTCTGGATGATATCGCTCCTCATCGGTTGGGAAGGCTTCCACGGTCTACAATTACTGGCATTTGGTTTGCTTGTTGGAGGCACGCTTTCCTTCAACGGCGTAATCCAACCAGAAGGGTGGAACTTTGTCCCTGGATGgttgaaagatttggaattaGAGGCACACATCTAA
- a CDS encoding uncharacterized protein (PKUD0B05700), whose product MIESSNLITGPSSFQDDRRNDNKEQTSGLSPRSTQVVSATSASTRAIFIQLTSIYMRTPAKLFRPARFDYLTVSRMMLANELAGKPYHIFTHSSPALLYKSVKRMGWKFIPNQVLPPLIANSAIGLILYSTYLTFLQMFTINRGWKWTISGIQPGKKDESWYSWMLSFYDCFRAGMIAGGISSIAASPVDALYSRSNYAEIVKSGVKDDGLYKYAWKKLKEIGVFGIFAGFWLSFVKESLGFGAYFAVFEIVKSKGYSSTKSVIDWFDRIRGLEVDPNDVNTRKSAKALQLTFVLFAGASAASALIGIQYPFNKVQKIHLARLEALDIFNEANKIETSKWFKLYYNSYKQTFDILNARKIKSQLTWPAFMYKGFLRYTLTSIPATSIGLLVFEISRQKLSIEIQDSLDRKLTP is encoded by the coding sequence ATGATAGAGTCTTCCAATTTGATAACGGGGCCGTCGTCATTTCAAGATGATAGAAGAAACGATAATAAAGAGCAAACTTCGGGGTTGAGCCCTCGTTCAACACAGGTTGTTTCAGCTACATCGGCCAGTACACGAGCGAtatttattcaattgaCTTCAATCTATATGAGAACACCGGCTAAACTCTTTCGACCGGCAAGATTCGATTACCTAACTGTGTCCAGGATGATGTTAGCTAACGAACTAGCTGGTAAGCCATACCATATCTTCACACATTCTAGTCCAGCTCTATTATACAAATCAGTAAAACGAATGGGGTGGAAATTTATACCTAACCAAGTGTTGCCACCACTTATTGCTAACTCTGCAATTGGATTAATACTTTATTCTACGTACCTAACGTTTTTACAAATGTTCACTATAAATCGTGGGTGGAAGTGGACAATTAGTGGGATTCAACCTGGAAAGAAAGATGAGAGTTGGTATTCTTGGATGCTATCATTTTATGACTGTTTCAGAGCAGGTATGATAGCTGGAGGGATTAGCAGTATTGCCGCGAGTCCAGTAGATGCATTGTACTCTCGTTCTAACTATGCAGAGATCGTGAAAAGTGGAGTTAAGGACGACGGATTGTATAAGTACGCGtggaagaagttgaaggagATTGGCGTCTTTGGTATTTTTGCTGGTTTTTGGCTCAGTTTTGTGAAGGAATCGTTGGGATTTGGGGCTTATTTTGcagtttttgaaattgttaaaAGTAAAGGCTACAGTAGTACCAAAAGCGTTATTGATTGGTTCGATCGGATCAGAGGACTAGAGGTGGACCCTAATGATGTCAACACGAGAAAATCAGCAAAAGCCTTACAGCTGACTTTCGTTTTATTTGCTGGTGCATCAGCGGCAAGTGCCCTGATAGGTATCCAGTATCCTTTCAATAAAGTACAAAAGATCCACTTGGCTAGGTTAGAGGCGttggatatttttaatGAAGCAAATAAGATTGAAACATCAAAATGGTTCAAATTGTATTACAACTCATACAAGCAAACATTTGATATATTAAATgcaagaaaaattaaatcACAATTGACATGGCCAGCTTTTATGTACAAAGGATTTCTTCGATATACATTGACCAGTATTCCTGCTACCTCGATTGGTTTGTtagtatttgaaatttctaGGCaaaaactttcaattgAAATACAGGATTCACTCGATAGAAAACTAACACCTTAA
- a CDS encoding uncharacterized protein (PKUD0B05680) encodes MLISRYINRHVALRGIFHLSPVAKYSTKPDPYTEKVSRARFDCIEQLKKADPNSLLISKMYPEYLRDSFIGLKSFNIELSKISFAFQPGATSKSKELNNLKFLFWSQQIDKCSQLNLDNAASILLDINEPSTILIGDTILKNLVLNPEMLKQMITSHQHFYNENSTVGFRNVDEICSFGEGTHSQINYLMQSILLSPSLTGFSNIGIDLLELPNSNDLRNTLTDISAHLGQATSISSFLIALKYFATKKQTLMLPSDSLIKYKLPEEVVLRYLQGREVEEQMQVKELLKNVVFDIATLANDHIITARTKLEKATKLSLKLAIENNKPDLVSALKREKKSFPECLFLPYISGIPTILYLERLEKYDFDVLHPKLAFKDWRLAFRLWNADRTRSV; translated from the coding sequence ATGCTTATATCCAGATACATAAATAGACATGTAGCATTGCGTGGAATATTCCACCTTTCTCCTGTGGCCAAATATTCAACCAAACCCGACCCATATACGGAAAAAGTCAGTAGGGCCAGATTTGATTGCATTGAGCAACTGAAAAAAGCTGATCCGAATTCTCTGCTTATATCAAAGATGTATCCGGAATATCTTCGGGACTCATTTATTGGTCTCAAATCATTTAACATAGAGCTATCTAAGATTTCCTTTGCTTTCCAGCCGGGTGCAACCTCCaaatcaaaagaattgaaTAACTTGAAGTTCCTCTTTTGGTCCCAACAAATAGATAAATGTTCGCAGTTAAATCTTGATAATGCAGCATCAATACTTTTAGACATAAACGAACCATCCACTATTCTTATTGGAGAtacaatattgaaaaacttagtATTAAATCCAGAAATGTTGAAACAAATGATCACAAGTCATCAGCATTTCTATAATGAGAACAGCACTGTTGGTTTTAGAAATGTGGACGAAATTTGCTCTTTTGGCGAAGGTACTCATTCTCAGATAAACTATCTGATGCAATCAATCCTCTTATCTCCATCACTAACGGGGTTTTCAAACATAGGTATTGATTTGCTAGAGTTACCTAATTCGAATGATCTAAGAAATACCTTGACTGATATTAGTGCTCATTTAGGCCAAGCGACCTCAATCAGCTCATTTTTAATTGCACTGAAATACTTTGCTACGAAAAAACAAACGTTGATGCTACCATCTGATTCACTAATAAAATATAAGCTACCAGAGGAAGTTGTTCTTAGATACCTACAGGGAAgggaagttgaagaacaGATGCAAGTGAaggaattgttgaagaatgttgtatttgatattgCCACATTGGCGAATGATCATATAATTACTGCTAGAACTAAATTAGAGAAAGCTACCAAATTGTCTTTAAAGTTAGCAATAGAGAATAACAAACCGGATTTAGTGTCTGCTTTGaaaagggagaaaaaaagttttccGGAATGTTTGTTTCTCCCTTATATATCTGGTATTCCAACGATCTTGTACTTGGAACGTCTAGAAAAATACGATTTTGATGTGCTTCATCCGAAATTAGCTTTCAAAGACTGGCGTCTAGCTTTCCGCCTGTGGAATGCAGATCGTACTCGATCAGTGTAG
- a CDS encoding uncharacterized protein (PKUD0B05670; similar to Saccharomyces cerevisiae YNL307C (MCK1) and YOL128C (YGK3); ancestral locus Anc_3.41), with protein MPEYLVKDVTSNTSGITRPMFVQEITKIGEGAFGTVLQANLKNALSEPNSPQDVWIGPFAIKKVPAQTEYKSRELQILKQTNHPNIVALKYFYNYPNKDDNNRIYQHLAMECLPCNLQSEIKRYYLNKSSLPENQVKIYTFQIARAMNYLHSFQICHRDIKPSNILINPETLLLKICDFGSAKVLEPNQPSVSYICSRYYRAPELIVGCCIYTTKIDIWGLGCVMGEMYMGKPVFQGQEPMLQLREITKLLGPPSEDFIFTSNPQYNGPMYSHKIYSSTIDVRFKKVFGNASPEGIDLLMKVLVYSPTERYSPSQIMAHSFFDEIKNIQFTVQSRIKAAPFKVDNLLFNFSDYELKTFGKLLNSILPRN; from the coding sequence ATGCCAGAATATCTAGTTAAAGACGTTACCAGCAATACCAGTGGTATTACCCGTCCCATGTTTGTGCAGGAAATTACCAAAATTGGCGAAGGCGCCTTTGGTACAGTTCTACAGGCCAACTTGAAAAACGCTTTATCCGAGCCAAATAGCCCTCAAGATGTTTGGATAGGTCCATTTGCAATCAAGAAGGTTCCGGCTCAGACTGAATATAAATCTAGAGAattgcaaattttgaagCAAACCAATCATCCAAATATAGTGGCTCTCAAGTATTTCTATAATTACCCTAATAAGGATGACAATAACAgaatttatcaacattTGGCAATGGAATGTTTACCCTGCAACTTGCAATCTGAGATTAAGCGTTATTATTTGAATAAGTCGTCTTTGCCTGAAAATCAAGTCAAAATTTATACTTTCCAAATTGCAAGGGCAATGAATTACTTACATTCTTTCCAAATCTGTCATAGAGATATTAAACCTTCTAATATCCTCATCAATCCTGAAACCTTACTTTTAAAAATCTGTGATTTTGGTTCGGCCAAAGTGCTTGAACCTAATCAACCATCAGTGTCTTACATTTGCTCGAGGTATTACAGGGCCCCGGAGTTGATAGTAGGATGTTGTATCTATACAACAAAGATAGATATATGGGGGTTAGGTTGTGTTATGGGTGAAATGTATATGGGTAAACCTGTGTTCCAAGGTCAAGAACCAATGTTGCAATTGAGAGAGATTACAAAGTTACTAGGCCCTCCATCTGAAGATTTTATATTCACCTCAAATCCTCAGTACAATGGCCCAATGTATTCTCATAAGATCTACTCGTCCACCATCGATGTTAGGTTTAAAAAGGTTTTTGGAAATGCATCTCCTGAAGGTAttgatttattgatgaaagtTTTGGTATATAGCCCTACCGAAAGATActctccttctcaaatAATGGCACactctttttttgatgaaataaagAATATCCAGTTTACTGTTCAATCGAGGATCAAAGCAGCACCATTCAAAGTGGACAACTTGTTATTCAATTTCAGTGACTATGAACTAAAGACATTTGgaaaattgttgaattctATATTACCAAGAAATTAA